TTCAAGGAGGCCGCCGGATTGCTGGACGACCGCGGCCGCGAGATGGCCCGGCGGTTCGGCCGGCAGGTGGACGAACGGCTCCTGGAGAAACTCGTCGGCGAAACCGGCGAGATCCCCGCCCACGAACTCCTCGAGGGCGTCGAGGTCTGGGACCTCTTCACCGCCTTCAGCCAGATCATCCGGACGCTCGGCTACACCAGGTCGCGCGAGGTCATCTACGACGATACGCCCGTCGAGCAGGCCGTCGAGGACCTGCTCGCGCGCCTTCAGGCCGCGAAGTCCGTCCTCTTCGTGCAACTGTTCGACCGCACCCGAGACCTGGGGTATCTCGTTACGATGTTCCTGGCGATCCTGGAACTGACGCGCCAGCGGCTGGTCGGCGTCGAGCAGGCCGCCGACTTCCAGGACATCCGCCTCTTCCTCAGGGATCCGCAGGCGGAAACCTACCGCGCGAAGAAACCGAAAGGCGCTGCCGCGAGCGCCGACGGTCTGGCGCGCCAACATCCCCGCCGCCCCACGGCCCACCAGCGCCGCGCGGTCCGCGAGATGATGGACGACGTCGCAATCGAGAAGACCGAGTTCGACGAAATCCTCGAATCCATCCAGGTCCCCGAGGTGGAGCCGTACCGCCCCATCTACTCCGAAAAAGAAATCCTCGGCCGGCCGGATGCGGAGTCCCCCGGAGAAACGCCGGCGACCGAAAAAGAGACGCCCGACGCCCCCGGCGGCGAATCGCCGGACCAGCCCGTGAACAAGGAGCCGCAACCCGAACCGCCGCCCGAGCCGCCTGCATAAGCAGGCGGGGACGCGATAGCGAAAACATGCCTTTGTCCTCCCTCTCCCCTTGCGGGAGAGGGTAGGGTGAGGGGGAAAAGAAACGACGAATAATGAATACCCAACACCCAACCGCAGAAGGATGAAGGGAACGGCAGGCACGGCGGCGCGATCCGTGACGTTTCTCACTTGGTTGTTCTGCGGTTGAATGTTCCTTGTTGGCTATTCGTTTTCTCGTCACCCTCACCCCTGCCCCTCTCCCATCAAGGGAGAGGGGAACTGGATCAACAGAGCAAATGCGAGAGGAAGCCCATGACCGTCCCCACTGTAGATGCAGACATCCCGAAGAAGATCGACCTGACGGCGAACGCCCAACTCGTGCTCGCCCGGCGGTACCTGAAGAAGGACGACCGCGGCGAGCCGATTGAAACGCCCGAGAACATGTTCCGCCGCGTCGCCGCCAACATCGCCCAGGCCGAACTCGTCTGGGGGGCGTCGCGGGACGCTCATGCCGCCGAGGAACAGTTCTACGGCCTGATGGCGCGTCTGGAGTTTTTGCCGAATTCGCCGACGATGATGAACGCCGGCCGCCGACTCCAGCAGTTGGCCGCCTGTTTCGTCCTCCCCGTGCCCGACGACATCGAGAAGATCTTCGACGCCATCAAGTACGCCGCCATCATTCACAAATCGGGCGGCGGAACGGGCTTCTCTTTCAGCTGCATCCGCCCCGCCGGCGACCTCGTCGAATCCAGCCGCGGACGCGCCTCCGGGCCCATCTCCTTCATGAAGGTCTTCAACTACGCCACCGGCGCGATCAACCAGGGCGGCTTCCGCCGGGGCGCCAACATGGGTGTCCTCCAGTGCGACCATCCCGACGTCGAAATCTTCTGCCGCGCCAAACGCGAAGAAGGCGAACTCGAAAACTTCAACATCAGCATCGCCTGCACCCGCGACTTCATGGAGGCCGTCCGCAAAGGGAGCGACATCCCTCTGGTGAATCCGCGCAGCCAACGGGTCACGGCGCGCGTCCCCGCCCGCCGCGTCTGGGAAACCATGGCCCGCGAGGCCCACGCCGGCGGCGACCCCGGCGCCATCTTCCTCGACCGCATCAACCAGGACAACCCCACGCCGCAACTCGGCTCGATCGAATGCACGAACCCCTGCGGCGAGCAGCCGCTTCTGCCTTATGAGGCCTGCAACCTCGGCTCCATCAACCTGAACAAGGTCGTGCGGAACGGGCGGATCGATTGGGACGCCCTTCGGCAAATCGTCCGCCTCGCCGTCCGCTTCCTCGACAATTGCATCGAGATGAGCCAGTACCCCCTGCTGCAGATCACGGAGATGGTGCACGGCAATCGGAAGATCGGCCTGGGGGTGATGGGTTTTGCGGACCTGCTCCTGCGCCTCGGCGTGGCGTACAACTCGGCCCCGGCCCTCGCGACGGCCGAGGAGGTCATGGCCTTTGTGCGGGCCGAGGCCGACCGCGCCAGCGCGGACCTCGGCCGCGAACGCGGGCCGTTCCCGAACCTGCCTGGCAGCATCTACGACCGTCCGGACGGGCCGGCGTATCGCAACGCCTGCCGCACCACCGTCGCGCCGACGGGGACGCTTTCGATCCTGGCCAATTGCTCGTCGGGCATCGAGCCGATCTTCGCCCTGGCGATGGATCGCCACGTCCTCGACGGCGAGGTCCTGCGCGAGGCCCATCCGCTCTTCGAGCAGACGGCGCGCGAGCGCGGCTTCTGGAGCAAGGACCTTTTGGCGCGCATCGCGGCGGCGCCCTCGCTCGCCCAGGTCGAAAACGTGCCCGAGGACGTGCGCCGGCTGTTCGTCACCGCCCACGAGATCGAGCCGAAGTGGCACGTCGAGATCCAGGCCGCCTTCCAGCGCCACGTCGACAACGCCGTCTCCAAGACCGTCAACCTTCCGCGCGAGGCCGCCGTCGAGGACGTCGCCAACGTCTATTGGATGGCCTACGAGATGGGCTGCAAAGGCATCACCGTCTTCCGCGACCGCAGCCGCCAGCGCCAGGTCCTCGTCCGGAGCCTCGAACCGGGCATGGAACTCGAACCGCCCCCGCTCGCCTGCAACCGCCCGGACGCCTGCTCGCGGCCGTAGCGCCTTTCTCCGTAACCTCTTGCCCCATTCCAACGTGTGGCACGGCCGGTCTTGTCCGGCCGTGCATCCCGGCGCGCCGGGACACGGCGGGGCTCCGCACCCGCCGCGGTACCCCCATACCTTTTAAAGCCCCACCTTGAGCGTAGCGAAAGGTGGGGACCCGCCCCCGAAACAGAAGGAGCGTTCCCGATCCCGGGAACGCCCCTGTTTTCGACAGCCTCAAGTCCGCGCTACGGGTGGTACCAATTCGAGAGGTGCGTCGGCCGCTCCGAGAGGAACACGACATCCACGTCGTCGGCGAAGCCCACTGCGTCCGCCTCCATGACGCGGCGATAGGTCCACTCGCGGTACCGGTCGTGGGCCGACTTTTGGCATCCCATCGCAATCAGCGACACCGCCGCCATAAGCACCAGAACGAGGAGCACTCGCTTCATCGATTTCCTCTCCTTCCGCGCGTTCGACCCCGCGGCCCCAACATCGGCGGGCATCCTAGGCCGCCCGGCACGGCCTGTCAACTGGAAAATCCTCGCTATGAGTGTTTCATAATTCCCTCTCCCCTTGTGGCCCCTCGGCCATGCTCGGGGCCACCCTGAGGAAAGTCGAAGGGTGGGAGAGGGTTGGGGTGAGGGGTTGCAGTCGTTTTGAAACAGCCTCTAACCGGAAGCGCCATCAAGGCTTGCGAAGTAGAACCGGGCCG
The window above is part of the Planctomycetota bacterium genome. Proteins encoded here:
- a CDS encoding segregation/condensation protein A, yielding FKEAAGLLDDRGREMARRFGRQVDERLLEKLVGETGEIPAHELLEGVEVWDLFTAFSQIIRTLGYTRSREVIYDDTPVEQAVEDLLARLQAAKSVLFVQLFDRTRDLGYLVTMFLAILELTRQRLVGVEQAADFQDIRLFLRDPQAETYRAKKPKGAAASADGLARQHPRRPTAHQRRAVREMMDDVAIEKTEFDEILESIQVPEVEPYRPIYSEKEILGRPDAESPGETPATEKETPDAPGGESPDQPVNKEPQPEPPPEPPA
- a CDS encoding adenosylcobalamin-dependent ribonucleoside-diphosphate reductase, translating into MTVPTVDADIPKKIDLTANAQLVLARRYLKKDDRGEPIETPENMFRRVAANIAQAELVWGASRDAHAAEEQFYGLMARLEFLPNSPTMMNAGRRLQQLAACFVLPVPDDIEKIFDAIKYAAIIHKSGGGTGFSFSCIRPAGDLVESSRGRASGPISFMKVFNYATGAINQGGFRRGANMGVLQCDHPDVEIFCRAKREEGELENFNISIACTRDFMEAVRKGSDIPLVNPRSQRVTARVPARRVWETMAREAHAGGDPGAIFLDRINQDNPTPQLGSIECTNPCGEQPLLPYEACNLGSINLNKVVRNGRIDWDALRQIVRLAVRFLDNCIEMSQYPLLQITEMVHGNRKIGLGVMGFADLLLRLGVAYNSAPALATAEEVMAFVRAEADRASADLGRERGPFPNLPGSIYDRPDGPAYRNACRTTVAPTGTLSILANCSSGIEPIFALAMDRHVLDGEVLREAHPLFEQTARERGFWSKDLLARIAAAPSLAQVENVPEDVRRLFVTAHEIEPKWHVEIQAAFQRHVDNAVSKTVNLPREAAVEDVANVYWMAYEMGCKGITVFRDRSRQRQVLVRSLEPGMELEPPPLACNRPDACSRP